Proteins co-encoded in one Camelus bactrianus isolate YW-2024 breed Bactrian camel chromosome 6, ASM4877302v1, whole genome shotgun sequence genomic window:
- the MED6 gene encoding mediator of RNA polymerase II transcription subunit 6 isoform X2, which yields MAAVDIRDNLLGISWVDSSWIPILNSGSVLDYFSERSNPFYDRTCNNEVVKMQRLTLEHLNQMVGVEYILLHAQEPILFIIRKQQRQSPTQVIPLADYYIIAGVIYQAPDLGSVINSRVLTAVHGIQSAFDEAMSYCRYHPSKGYWWHFKDHEEQDKVKPKVKRKEEPSSIFQRQRVDALLLDLRQKFPPKFVQKTEEEGTLPNSFYEASITLILKTRTLQDKKTTVQYL from the exons ATGGCGGCGGTGGATATCAGAG ataATCTGCTGGGAATCTCTTGGGTTGACAGTTCCTGGATCCCTATTTTGAATAGTGGAAGTGTCCTGGATTACTTTTCAGAAAGAAGTAATCCTTTCTATGACAGGACATGTAATAATGAAGTGGTCAAAATGCAGAGGCTAACATTAGAACACTTAAA TCAGATGGTTGGAGTGGAGTACATCCTTTTACATGCCCAAGAGCCCATTCTTTTTATCATTCGAAAGCAACAGCGGCAATCCCCTACTCAAG TTATCCCACTGGCTGATTACTATATCATTGCTGGAGTGATCTATCAGGCACCAGACTTGGGATCAGTTATAAATTCTAGAGTG cTTACTGCAGTACATGGCATTCAGTCAGCTTTTGATGAAGCTATGTCATATTGTCGATATCATCCTTCCAAAGGGTATTGGTGGCACTTCAAAGATCATGAAGAGCAAG ATAAAGTCAAACCTAAAGTCAAAAGGAAAGAAGAACCAAGCTCTATTTTCCAGAGACAACGTGTGGATGCTTTACTGCTAGACCTTCGACAAAAATTTCCACCCAAATTTGTGCAG aaaactgaagaggagggaacacttccaaattcattttatgaggccagcattactctgatactaAAGACGAGGACTCTACAAGACAAGAAAACTACAgtccaatatctctga
- the MED6 gene encoding mediator of RNA polymerase II transcription subunit 6 isoform X1 — protein sequence MAAVDIRDNLLGISWVDSSWIPILNSGSVLDYFSERSNPFYDRTCNNEVVKMQRLTLEHLNQMVGVEYILLHAQEPILFIIRKQQRQSPTQVIPLADYYIIAGVIYQAPDLGSVINSRVLTAVHGIQSAFDEAMSYCRYHPSKGYWWHFKDHEEQDKVKPKVKRKEEPSSIFQRQRVDALLLDLRQKFPPKFVQQKSGEKPVPVDQTKKEAEPLPETVKSEEKETTKNVQQTVGTKGPPEKRMRLQ from the exons ATGGCGGCGGTGGATATCAGAG ataATCTGCTGGGAATCTCTTGGGTTGACAGTTCCTGGATCCCTATTTTGAATAGTGGAAGTGTCCTGGATTACTTTTCAGAAAGAAGTAATCCTTTCTATGACAGGACATGTAATAATGAAGTGGTCAAAATGCAGAGGCTAACATTAGAACACTTAAA TCAGATGGTTGGAGTGGAGTACATCCTTTTACATGCCCAAGAGCCCATTCTTTTTATCATTCGAAAGCAACAGCGGCAATCCCCTACTCAAG TTATCCCACTGGCTGATTACTATATCATTGCTGGAGTGATCTATCAGGCACCAGACTTGGGATCAGTTATAAATTCTAGAGTG cTTACTGCAGTACATGGCATTCAGTCAGCTTTTGATGAAGCTATGTCATATTGTCGATATCATCCTTCCAAAGGGTATTGGTGGCACTTCAAAGATCATGAAGAGCAAG ATAAAGTCAAACCTAAAGTCAAAAGGAAAGAAGAACCAAGCTCTATTTTCCAGAGACAACGTGTGGATGCTTTACTGCTAGACCTTCGACAAAAATTTCCACCCAAATTTGTGCAG caaAAGTCTGGAGAAAAGCCTGTCCCAG TGGatcagacaaagaaagaggcagaaccTCTACCAGAAACTGTAAAATCTGAGGAGAAGGAGACCACAAAGAACGTCCAACAGACAGTGGGCACTAAAGGCCCCCCTGAAAAACGAATGAGACTTCAGTGA